In Candidatus Accumulibacter cognatus, the genomic window TCCTTGTCGGCGCCAAGCGTTCCCTTGAGAACCAGCCAGTTCGAAGCGTGGTCGCTGCGAAACACCGTCCGTTCGAGTTCCAGCCCGGCAAGAAAATGCTCCATTTCGACAAACAGTTCGTGCTGGCTGAGTGCCCGCCAGTCCGGAAAGCCACCACGAAAGCGCTCCTCACCGAGCGGAAAGCTGACGACCAGCGTCGCCAGATACTCGGGCTGCGTGGCATTGACCAGACGTGCCGAATGGTCGGCGTGCCGCAGTGAGAGATCCGGGCCGGCAAGGCCGTTGAGAATCATCACTGAGCGCTGGATGCCGGCCGCCCTGAGTTTGTTCAGCGCATCGAGAGTCGAGCCATGGGTCTCGCCCTTGTCGACTCGTTCCAGTACCTCGTCGTCGCCCGACTCGGCGCCGACATAGGCGATTGTCAGGCCGGCTGCAGCGAGTTCGCCCAGTTCCTCAACCGACTTCTTCCGCAAGTTGCGCGGCAGGCAGTAGCTCGATACCCGCCGAACAGCCGGCAGGTGTTTGCGGATGGCGTTGAGGACCTTGAGCAGGCGGCGCGTCGGCAGCACCAGTGCGTCGCCGTCGGCGAGAAAAACGCGCCGGATTGCGCTGCCAAAACGTTCGCCGGTACGCTCGATGCTCTCCAGTACTTCGGCTTCGTCACGCGCTCGAAAATGCTTCTGCGGCGCGGTGTACATCTCGCAGAAGGTACAGCGATTCCACGAGCAGCCGTCGGTTAACGGCAGGATCAGCGATTCGGCTTCACTCGGTGGCCGGTAGACGGGTTCGACGTAACGGATCGGGAGCACGGGAAACATGGCGTGTAGTTTCTCGGGGCAGGTTGATTGGCCAATATTAGCGCGCTTTGCTCCTTTCTGGAGAGCTGGCTACTCCTCGCTCTCACGCACCAGTGCATAATCGGCATCGCGCACACCGCGCAGCAGCAGGGCGGTATCGTCGGTGGAGGTGCCGAGGGCCTCCAGGGCCTCCGCGGCCAGACGCAGGCTGGCCTCCAGAAGTTCGGGATAGGCCTTGTTGACACCGGCTCGCAGTAGGGCCTCGCAGCTTGCCAGGTCACGGGCGCGCGCGACGATGGTGACTTCCGGCGCGTGCGAGCGGATCATTGCCGCTGCACGAACAGCAGCGTGCTGGTCGTCGATGGTCAGGACCACCAGATCGACTCCCTGTATTGGCGAGGTGGCGAGCAATTCCGGGTCACCGATGTCACCATAGAATACCGGATGACCTTCGCTGTGCCATTTAGCGACCAATACCGCGTCGGTGTCGAAAGCAATGCAGGAGATACCGCTACTGGCCAGGATGGTACCCACCGTGTGGCCGACGCGACCATACCCACCGATCACCACCCGGGCACCGGATTCCTTTCCTTGCGCGGCATGGCGGAAGCGGTCGTGAATTTCTGCCGGCGCATCCTCCACGCGTCGTGCCAGCCAGTTCCCGAGCTTGACCAGCAGCGGGGTGAAGAGCATGGTGACGGAAATGATCGCCACGGCCATCACGAATATCAAATCGTCGATCACGCCCAAGGCCTTGGCGGAACCGAACAGCACAAAGCCGAACTCACCTCCCTGCGCGAGCAGAAAAGCGACCCGCAACGCGGTGCTGCGGCCGGAGCCGAAGCACCGACACAATACGAAGAGCACCACCGCCTTGAGGGTGATGATTGCGAGAACATGCAGGGCAAACTCGAATGGATGCTGCGTCAGCGCACCGACGTCCACCGACATTCCGACGGCCACGAAGAACAGGCTCATCAGCAGACCCTTGTGAGGTTCCATGCTGGCCTCGATCTGAATGCTGTAGCGTGAAGTCAAGAGCATCATCCCGATCAGGAATGCCCCCAGAGCCATCGACATGCCAGCATGTTCCATGGCCATCGCGGCGATGAACACCGAGGCCATGGCCGTCAGCAGGAAAGCCTCACGGTTGTTGGTACGGGCCAGATGATCGAGAACACGAGGGAGCAGGTAGCGCCCACCGATGAGCACCATTGCCACCATCGCGACTGCCAGACCAATCTGCCTCCACAAGGGAATTTCCGTCGCCAGCGCGCTGCTTTCGGCGAGGATCGGAACCAATGCCAGCAGCGGGACCACCGCGATATCCTGCATCAGCAGCACGGCGAATGCGGTCTGGCCGTGCCGGCTGGCGATGTCGCCCTGATCCCTGAGCATCTGCACCACAAACGCGGTCGAGGACAGCGCGAAGCTGCTACCGATCAGGAGTGCGGTCGACCAGTTCGCTTGAAAGAGTTTGAAATAGGCGGCGATGGCCAGCGCCGAGACGATGATCTGCAGCGAACCGAGCCCGAACAGCGTGCGCCGCAGCTCCCACAAGCGGCGAGGCTTCATCTCCAGGCCGATCAGGAACATCAGCAGCACGACGCCGAGTTCGGTGAAATGCCGCACACCTTCGACCTCGGTGGTGATGAAAGGCCCTGGCGTATGCGGTCCAACGATGACGCCGGTAACCAGCAAGCCGAGGATCGAGCCGAGACCGAAATGCCGAAACACCGCGACGGCAACTGCCGCGACGACCAGCAACAATACGGCAGAGTCAACGAAAGATTTGGGGTCCATGCGAGTGGTGAGCGCTTCCTTAATGTCAAAGTCGCGTCAGCGACTCACGACCCCCCCTCCCCACTTGCGGGGGGCGAAGGCGGGGTTTCGTGGAGCACTGCTCCGCGCCGCCGTAGCCGGCCCGCGATGCAGCGCGGGCCGGGAGGGGTCGGGGGAGAGGGAAACGGTCATGACGTTCATGATCTGGAATGCCTGGAAAAGTCATCACCGTTAGTCGAAGTAGCTGCGCGCAGTCTCGAAGCGCTGCGCGAAGTAGCGTGCGCCGAGCTGGTCGATGCGCACTCGACCGTTGCTCGACGGCGCGTGGATGAAACGGTCGTCACCGATGTACACTCCGACATGCGAGAAAGCGGCGTTACGGGTGTTGAAGAAGACCAAGTCGCCGGGGCGCAGGCCCGCACGCTCGACCGGACGACCCCGGCGGGCGATGTCGGCGGCGCTGCCACTGACCCGAAGCCCCGCCGCGCGTCCGTAGATGTACGACACCATACCGCTGCAGTCCAGACCCGCTTCCGGGTTCTTGCCGCCGAAACGGTAGCCGGTGTCAAGCAGACTGAGCGCAAAGAGCACCACGTCGTTGCCTTTGGGGCTGCTCGCAGGGGGGCGCTCGGCAGGTTGATGCGCCGGCGCCTGTGGCGCAGGCGGCTTGCTGGCACAGGCTGCCATCAGCAGAGAGAAGAAGCCGGCGATGAGCAGGTGGACACGCATGCTGCACAGTATAAACTACAGCCCTCAAGATTATTACCGGGGAAAGACATGCACCTGACCGATCCGCGCCTGCTGCGCTCGAACTGCTATGTCGATGGTCGCTGGGAAGCCGCCGACGACGGCCGCACTTTTACCGTCCGGGACCCGGCAAGTGGCGAAACGCTGGGTGAAGTACCCTGGATGACGGCCACCGAGACTGCGCGCGCGATCGCCGCCGCGGCCGCGGCGCTGCCGGCCTGGCAGGCGAAGACTGCGAAGCAGCGGGCGACCGTCCTGCGCCACTGGTATGAACTGATCGTCGCTAATGCCGAGGATCTTGCGCAGCTGATGACCGCCGAGTGCGGCAAACCGATTGCCGAGGCGCGCGGCGAGGTCGCTTACGGCGCCGCCTTCGTCGAATGGTTTGCCGAGGAAGGCAAGCGCGCCTACGGCGAATCGATCCCGAGTCCAGCCAATGATCGGCGCTTGCTGACCATTCGCCAGCCGGTCGGGGTCTGTGCGGCGATCACACCCTGGAACTTTCCGCTGGCGATGATCACCCGCAAGGTCGCGCCGGCGCTTGCCGCCGGTTGCACGGTGGTGGTCAAACCCGCCGAGCAGACGCCGCTGACGGCCCTGGCGCTGGCGCGTCTGGCGCATGACGCGGCGCTGCCGGCAGGGGTGTTCAATGTACTGACCGGCGACCCGGCGGCGATCGGCGGCACGCTGACGGCCAGCCCGGTGGTCCGCAAGCTCTCGTTCACCGGTTCGACCGAGGTTGGTCGACTGTTGATGGCACAATGCGCGCCAACGATCAAGAAACTCTCGCTTGAACTTGGCGGCAATGCGCCGTTCATCGTTTTCGACGACGCCGATGTCACCGCTGCGGTCGCAGGAGCGATCGTCGCCAAATATCGCAACACTGGTCAGACCTGCGTCTGCGCCAACCGGCTGCTGGTCCAGGACGGGATCTACGATCGCTTCGTTGAAGAGCTGAGCAGGCGCGTGCAGTCGCTCAAAGTCGGACCGGGCTGTGAAGAAAGCACTCTGCAGGGACCGCTGATCGATGCCGCAGCGCTGGCCAAGGTCGAGGAACATATCGCCGATGCCGTCGCCGGCGGCGCGCGCGTGCTCACCGGTGGTAGCCGGCACGCGCTCGGTGGCCATTTTTTCACACCAACGGTGCTGGCCGACGTAACGCCAGCAATGCGTATCGCACGCGAAGAGACCTTTGGTCCGGTGGCGCCTGTGTTCAGGTTCTCGAACGAGGCACAGGCGATCAATATGGCCAACGATACCGAGTTTGGTCTCGCCGCCTATTTCTATACCCGCGACGTGGCGCGCTGCCTGCGCGTGGGCGAAGCGCTCGAATACGGCATGATCGGCATCAACACCGGTCTGATCTCGAATGAGGTGGCCCCTTTCGGCGGTGTCAAACAGTCCGGCGTCGGCCGCGAGGGATCAAAGCATGGGCTCGACGAATACCTCGAGATCAAATATCTCTGCTTCAGCACGGTCTGAAGCCGTGAACCAGGCGAGAAAATGAAACTCGTCATCATCCCGTTGCTGAGCAGCCTGATCCTTGCCACGATCTTTGGGTGGCGGGTGCTGTTCAGGCAGCGGGCTGTGTTCATTGTTGATGGGGTTCGGGACTTCCCCCCGAACGATGCGGGGAGCCGTTGGGTTTCCCATACTTCGCCATTCTGCCTGGAGCTACGCCGATGAATCCTGCGCATTTTCTCAAGTACCTGCTGTCTGGTCTGCCACTGCTCTCGACCCTGAAAGAGTATCGACTAGCCTGGCTCAGCAAGGATGCGATCGCCGGGCTTTCGGCCTGTATCGTGTCGATTCCGTCGGTCATCGCTTATGCCGAACTGGTCCACCTGCCCCCGATTACGGGACTGTACGCGGCACTCGCGGCGGCCATCGGCTATGCCCTGTTTTCCAGTTCACGTCACGTCATCGCCGGACCGGATGCCGCCATCGGACTGCTAGCCGGTTCGGCGATCCTGCCGCTGGCGGCAGGCGATCCGGCGCGTATCGTCTCCCTCGCAGCCGTCCTCGGCATACTTTCAGGGGGGGTATTGCTGCTCGCCGCACGCCTCAAGCTGGGCGTCATTGCCGACCTGTTGTCGCGTCCGGTGTTGATAGGTTACCTCAACGGTGCCTCGCTGGTCCTGATCGCCACCCAACTTGGCAAGATGTTCCGTATCAAGACCGAGGGTGAGGAATTCTTCGAGTTGGTCTTTACGATCATTGCGCAATTGGCGCAGACGCATCTGCCGACCTTTGTGTTCGGCGTCTTGCTGGTTGGCTTGCTGATCGGACTTGCGCGCTGGTTTCCTCGCGTCCCCGGCGCACTGGCAGTCTGCGCGGTAGCGATCGCCGTCTCCTTCGCCTTCGACCTCGGCAGCTACGGGGTGGCGCTGGTCGGCAGCGTGCCTTCGGGTATTCCCAGCCTGACGATCCCAACGTTTCATTGGTCGGATATCTCGGCGCTTGCCCCGGCCGCGGTCGCGATTGCCTTTCTGGCCTTTTCGGACGGGATTCTCCTGGCACAGACCTTCGCCGAAAAAAATGGCTATGAAGTTCGCCCGAATCGCGAACTGGTGGCACTTGGTTCGGCAAACATCCTGGCCGGCTTGTGGCAAGGTTTTCCAGTATCCGCCAGCCAGTCCCGGACCTCGATCGTCGATTCGGCTGGTGGCAAGTCGCAGGTGGCACAGTTGCTGGTCGCGGTGGGCTTGCTGCTGTTCCTGTTCTTTCTGACCGGCTTGATTGCCTTGTTGCCGAAGGTGGCGCTTGGCGCGATTCTGATCGTGACCGCTTTCGGGATGCTGGAAGTGGCGCCGCTCACAGGCCTGTACAAGATTGATCGGGTCGAGTTCGGCATTGCCATGGGTGTGACCCTGGCAATCCTGATCGCGGGGGTGGTCCCGGGGATCATTCTCGGTTTGCTGCTATCGCTGATTTCGGTGCTCGTAGAAGTCTCACGTCCCGACGATGCCGTTCTTCGCCGCCTGGTCAGCGACGGCAAGTTCCACCACTGCATGGGTGACGAAGAGGCAGAAAGCGTCCCTGGCCTGCTGGTCTATAGGCTTTACGCACCGTTGATCTTTGCCAATGCTCGGCATGTGATGACACGCATCCGGACACTGGTCGACGAGGCCGATCATCCGGTCAAGTGGCTGGTGATCGACGCACAGGCGATTCACGACATGGACGTCACCGCTGCTCAACGCTTTGCCGAATTGCACCGGGAACTGGCCGAGGACGGAGTTGACATCAAGATTGCCGATGCGCCACGGCCATTCCTAGAAGAACTTGCCAAGGTTGGACTTTCCGAGGAAATCGGCCGTGGGGATTTCTTCGGGTCGGTAAAAAAAGCGGCCGAGGCCTTCGA contains:
- a CDS encoding NAD-dependent succinate-semialdehyde dehydrogenase is translated as MHLTDPRLLRSNCYVDGRWEAADDGRTFTVRDPASGETLGEVPWMTATETARAIAAAAAALPAWQAKTAKQRATVLRHWYELIVANAEDLAQLMTAECGKPIAEARGEVAYGAAFVEWFAEEGKRAYGESIPSPANDRRLLTIRQPVGVCAAITPWNFPLAMITRKVAPALAAGCTVVVKPAEQTPLTALALARLAHDAALPAGVFNVLTGDPAAIGGTLTASPVVRKLSFTGSTEVGRLLMAQCAPTIKKLSLELGGNAPFIVFDDADVTAAVAGAIVAKYRNTGQTCVCANRLLVQDGIYDRFVEELSRRVQSLKVGPGCEESTLQGPLIDAAALAKVEEHIADAVAGGARVLTGGSRHALGGHFFTPTVLADVTPAMRIAREETFGPVAPVFRFSNEAQAINMANDTEFGLAAYFYTRDVARCLRVGEALEYGMIGINTGLISNEVAPFGGVKQSGVGREGSKHGLDEYLEIKYLCFSTV
- a CDS encoding radical SAM protein, which produces MFPVLPIRYVEPVYRPPSEAESLILPLTDGCSWNRCTFCEMYTAPQKHFRARDEAEVLESIERTGERFGSAIRRVFLADGDALVLPTRRLLKVLNAIRKHLPAVRRVSSYCLPRNLRKKSVEELGELAAAGLTIAYVGAESGDDEVLERVDKGETHGSTLDALNKLRAAGIQRSVMILNGLAGPDLSLRHADHSARLVNATQPEYLATLVVSFPLGEERFRGGFPDWRALSQHELFVEMEHFLAGLELERTVFRSDHASNWLVLKGTLGADKDRLLRQVRDAIANPQAAALRPAWARGL
- a CDS encoding C40 family peptidase, whose amino-acid sequence is MRVHLLIAGFFSLLMAACASKPPAPQAPAHQPAERPPASSPKGNDVVLFALSLLDTGYRFGGKNPEAGLDCSGMVSYIYGRAAGLRVSGSAADIARRGRPVERAGLRPGDLVFFNTRNAAFSHVGVYIGDDRFIHAPSSNGRVRIDQLGARYFAQRFETARSYFD
- a CDS encoding cation:proton antiporter, whose amino-acid sequence is MDPKSFVDSAVLLLVVAAVAVAVFRHFGLGSILGLLVTGVIVGPHTPGPFITTEVEGVRHFTELGVVLLMFLIGLEMKPRRLWELRRTLFGLGSLQIIVSALAIAAYFKLFQANWSTALLIGSSFALSSTAFVVQMLRDQGDIASRHGQTAFAVLLMQDIAVVPLLALVPILAESSALATEIPLWRQIGLAVAMVAMVLIGGRYLLPRVLDHLARTNNREAFLLTAMASVFIAAMAMEHAGMSMALGAFLIGMMLLTSRYSIQIEASMEPHKGLLMSLFFVAVGMSVDVGALTQHPFEFALHVLAIITLKAVVLFVLCRCFGSGRSTALRVAFLLAQGGEFGFVLFGSAKALGVIDDLIFVMAVAIISVTMLFTPLLVKLGNWLARRVEDAPAEIHDRFRHAAQGKESGARVVIGGYGRVGHTVGTILASSGISCIAFDTDAVLVAKWHSEGHPVFYGDIGDPELLATSPIQGVDLVVLTIDDQHAAVRAAAMIRSHAPEVTIVARARDLASCEALLRAGVNKAYPELLEASLRLAAEALEALGTSTDDTALLLRGVRDADYALVRESEE
- a CDS encoding SulP family inorganic anion transporter; translated protein: MNPAHFLKYLLSGLPLLSTLKEYRLAWLSKDAIAGLSACIVSIPSVIAYAELVHLPPITGLYAALAAAIGYALFSSSRHVIAGPDAAIGLLAGSAILPLAAGDPARIVSLAAVLGILSGGVLLLAARLKLGVIADLLSRPVLIGYLNGASLVLIATQLGKMFRIKTEGEEFFELVFTIIAQLAQTHLPTFVFGVLLVGLLIGLARWFPRVPGALAVCAVAIAVSFAFDLGSYGVALVGSVPSGIPSLTIPTFHWSDISALAPAAVAIAFLAFSDGILLAQTFAEKNGYEVRPNRELVALGSANILAGLWQGFPVSASQSRTSIVDSAGGKSQVAQLLVAVGLLLFLFFLTGLIALLPKVALGAILIVTAFGMLEVAPLTGLYKIDRVEFGIAMGVTLAILIAGVVPGIILGLLLSLISVLVEVSRPDDAVLRRLVSDGKFHHCMGDEEAESVPGLLVYRLYAPLIFANARHVMTRIRTLVDEADHPVKWLVIDAQAIHDMDVTAAQRFAELHRELAEDGVDIKIADAPRPFLEELAKVGLSEEIGRGDFFGSVKKAAEAFELTYGPKGPRANNMDQTAGQHR